A section of the Spirosoma pollinicola genome encodes:
- a CDS encoding VOC family protein, with translation MNTAYKCVKITLLVFWCVLTAQAQSNFSSKVIGVGVVVADLERSLDFYVKGIGMVKTGNFTINEDFGKRSGLTDGVATNVTILKLENSPEATDWKLMSFGSKAAHPKPKKIQDDTGMQYITIQVKALQPIIDRLTQMKVPFLGSTPTPLNDKAHFVFVQDPDGNFIELIGPLN, from the coding sequence ATGAATACTGCATATAAATGTGTCAAAATAACACTATTGGTGTTTTGGTGCGTACTAACCGCCCAGGCACAGTCTAATTTTAGCAGTAAAGTGATCGGCGTAGGCGTTGTGGTTGCCGACCTCGAACGCTCGCTTGATTTTTACGTGAAGGGCATCGGGATGGTCAAAACTGGCAACTTCACCATCAACGAAGATTTTGGGAAACGCTCCGGTCTGACCGATGGCGTAGCCACAAACGTAACCATACTAAAGCTCGAAAATAGCCCCGAAGCCACCGACTGGAAACTGATGAGCTTTGGCAGTAAAGCAGCGCACCCGAAGCCCAAAAAGATTCAGGACGATACGGGCATGCAGTACATCACCATCCAAGTAAAAGCCCTGCAACCCATCATCGACCGGCTGACGCAAATGAAAGTGCCGTTTCTGGGCAGCACGCCCACACCCCTGAATGATAAAGCGCACTTCGTGTTTGTGCAGGACCCCGACGGAAATTTTATAGAACTGATCGGCCCACTTAACTGA
- a CDS encoding glycoside hydrolase family 43 protein: MKIALTRSGLVLVLLLFISSLPRFGGVTAQAQTAHNPVIFADVPDMAMIRVGNTYYMSSTTMHLSPGLPIMKSNDLINWKMAGYAYDTLTSVDAMSLNNGKSTYGRGSWASSLRYHNGLYYVSTFAQTSGRTHIYTTKNIEKGPWKEVSFKPSYHDHSLFFDDDGRTYLIYGAGKLRIVELTADATGVKPGTAEQVLIENASTPSGTGGGLPAEGSQLFKVKGKYYLFNISWPRGGMRTVIIHRADKITGPWEGRVALQDMGVAQGGLIDTPDGKWYSYLFRDFGGVGRIPYLVPVRWEDGWPILGENGKVPETLDLPASKGLIPGIVHSDEFIRRKGEPALPLVWQWNHNPDNSLWSVSERKGYLRLKTGRTDTSFVMARNTLTQRTIGPESSGTTLLDASNLKDGDFAGLSLLQKNYGLVGVKVENGNRSIVMVNASSGKAVDVQRVPLTQKTVYLKAECDFKNRKDTAHFYYSLDGKTWTTIGDALKMPYTIPHFMGYRFGLFNYASSQTGGFADFDYFRIVNTISDSTEK, translated from the coding sequence ATGAAAATTGCGCTTACTCGATCTGGTTTGGTGCTTGTGCTACTGCTATTTATCAGTAGCCTGCCTCGCTTTGGTGGGGTTACTGCCCAGGCACAGACTGCCCATAACCCAGTCATTTTTGCCGACGTACCCGATATGGCTATGATTCGAGTGGGCAACACCTACTATATGAGCAGCACCACCATGCACCTGAGTCCGGGGCTGCCCATCATGAAATCGAACGACCTGATCAACTGGAAGATGGCCGGCTACGCGTATGATACGCTGACGAGTGTAGATGCCATGAGCCTGAATAACGGCAAAAGCACCTACGGACGGGGTTCGTGGGCGAGTAGCCTCCGCTACCATAACGGCCTGTATTACGTGAGCACCTTCGCCCAGACCAGTGGCCGGACGCACATTTACACCACGAAAAACATCGAGAAAGGTCCGTGGAAAGAAGTCTCGTTCAAGCCATCGTACCACGATCACAGCCTGTTTTTCGATGATGATGGCCGAACGTACCTGATCTACGGCGCGGGCAAACTTCGGATTGTTGAACTGACAGCTGATGCTACAGGGGTGAAGCCCGGTACGGCTGAACAGGTGCTGATCGAAAACGCCAGTACACCATCGGGCACGGGTGGCGGTCTGCCTGCCGAGGGGTCGCAGTTGTTTAAGGTGAAAGGCAAGTATTACCTCTTCAACATTAGCTGGCCGCGTGGCGGTATGCGAACGGTGATCATTCACCGCGCCGACAAGATCACCGGTCCGTGGGAGGGGCGCGTGGCGTTGCAGGATATGGGAGTGGCGCAGGGCGGCCTGATCGACACACCAGATGGAAAATGGTATTCGTACCTATTCCGTGATTTTGGCGGGGTGGGCCGCATTCCGTACCTGGTGCCGGTACGCTGGGAAGACGGATGGCCGATACTGGGCGAAAATGGCAAAGTGCCCGAAACGCTCGACCTCCCCGCCAGCAAAGGCCTGATTCCGGGCATCGTACACTCTGACGAATTTATCCGCAGAAAAGGGGAGCCTGCCTTGCCGCTGGTCTGGCAGTGGAACCACAATCCCGATAACAGCCTCTGGTCGGTTTCGGAGCGGAAAGGCTACCTGCGCCTGAAAACCGGCCGTACCGACACCTCGTTTGTGATGGCCCGCAACACACTCACCCAGCGCACCATCGGGCCTGAATCGTCGGGTACAACATTGCTCGATGCGTCGAACCTGAAAGACGGTGATTTTGCGGGCTTGAGTCTGTTGCAGAAAAACTACGGGTTGGTAGGCGTGAAGGTCGAAAATGGGAACCGGTCTATTGTCATGGTTAATGCCAGTTCGGGGAAGGCGGTGGACGTGCAGCGGGTTCCGTTGACCCAGAAAACGGTCTACCTCAAAGCCGAATGCGATTTCAAGAACCGCAAAGACACCGCCCATTTCTACTACAGCCTCGACGGCAAAACGTGGACCACCATTGGTGACGCCCTGAAAATGCCGTACACCATTCCGCACTTTATGGGCTACCGTTTTGGCCTGTTCAATTATGCCAGTAGCCAGACAGGTGGTTTTGCCGACTTCGATTACTTCCGGATTGTAAACACAATTTCGGATTCAACTGAAAAGTAA